One region of Vigna angularis cultivar LongXiaoDou No.4 chromosome 10, ASM1680809v1, whole genome shotgun sequence genomic DNA includes:
- the LOC108320334 gene encoding probable protein phosphatase 2C 8 codes for MHYLKDKSTAELISSEMDSTDSSANTKSKEIELCYDDYPKKRKRPSQVAVVIPTMEESKAAASSSSSSATHGSISVIGRRRAMEDAVMVFPGLVAAGQWCGGYDFFAVYDGHGGTLVANACRDRLHLLLADEVRENAKEGLDWYEVMCSCFMKMDKEIGVGGKANDDGGGNTTGSTAAVVVVGKKEIVVANCGDSRSVLCRGGVAIALSRDHKPDRSDERERIEAAGGRVINWNGSRVLGVLATSRSIGDHSMKPFVISEPETMVYERTECDEFVVVASDGLWDVVSNKFVCEVVRSCLHGQIKRNLKEETVVSNATEAASLLAELAMARGSKDNISVIVIQLNNTISS; via the exons ATGCACTATTTAAAAGACAAATCCACAGCAGAATTAATCAGTAGCGAAATGGATTCGACAGATAGCAGTGCGAACACAAAATCTAAAGAAATTGAACTGTGTTACGATGACTATCCCAAGAAGAGAAAGCGTCCTTCCCAAGTAGCGGTGGTTATTCCCACCATGGAAGAATCCAAGGCCGCCGcgtcctcctcctcctcctccgcaACGCACGGTTCCATATCCGTGATCGGGCGGCGACGCGCAATGGAGGACGCCGTCATGGTGTTTCCCGGCTTGGTGGCGGCGGGGCAGTGGTGTGGCGGTTATGATTTCTTCGCGGTTTACGACGGACACGGCGGGACGTTGGTGGCGAACGCTTGCCGCGACAGGCTACACCTGCTGTTGGCGGATGAAGTGAGGGAGAACGCGAAGGAGGGATTGGATTGGTACGAGGTTATGTGTTCGTGTTTCATGAAGATGGACAAGGAGATCGGAGTTGGTGGTAAGGCGAACGATGATGGTGGCGGAAACACCACAGGTTCAACGGCGGCGGTGGTTGTCGTTGGGAAGAAGGAGATTGTGGTGGCGAATTGCGGTGACTCGAGGTCGGTGTTGTGCCGTGGCGGTGTAGCCATAGCACTTTCGCGTGATCATAAG CCTGATCGTTCAGATGAAAGAGAGAGAATAGAAGCTGCTGGTGGAAGAGTGATTAACTGGAACGGAAGTCGTGTTTTGGGAGTTCTTGCAACTTCCAGATCCATAG GGGATCATTCGATGAAACCTTTTGTGATATCTGAGCCAGAGACGATGGTGTACGAGCGAACAGAGTGTGATGAGTTTGTGGTGGTAGCAAGCGATGGGTTATGGGATGTGGTGTCTAACAAGTTTGTTTGTGAGGTTGTACGAAGCTGCCTCCATGGCCAAATCAAGAGGAATTTAAAAGAGGAGACTGTTGTAAGCAATGCAACAGAAGCTGCATCTTTGTTGGCAGAGTTGGCCATGGCTCGTGGAAGCAAAGACAATATCAGTGTCATAGTCATCCAACTCAACAACACCATTTCATCCTGA